A single Chloroflexota bacterium DNA region contains:
- a CDS encoding dihydrodipicolinate synthase family protein, with protein sequence MSSTVYAGVFPIAPTPFLDNGDLDLEGQKRAIDFMIAAGVNGICILANYSEQFAITDDERERLTSLILDHVAGRTPIIVTTTHFSTQIAVERSRRAQAAGASMVMMMPPYHGATIKADEAGVRQYFEAVADAIDIPIMIQDAPVSGVALSAAFLAGLARDIPQVQYIKAEMPQAAAKLRALIELAGGALPGPFDGEESITLIPDLDAGATGTMPSAMIPDALRLVCDRYRMGQRDAAVAVYERWLPLINYENRQCGLRATKALMKEGGIIKSELVRHPQPALHPATRAGLVDLAKPRDPMILRWAR encoded by the coding sequence ATGTCCAGCACCGTCTACGCCGGCGTCTTTCCGATTGCGCCGACGCCGTTCCTCGACAATGGCGACCTTGACCTTGAGGGCCAGAAGCGCGCCATCGACTTCATGATCGCGGCGGGCGTCAACGGCATCTGTATTCTCGCCAACTACTCCGAGCAGTTCGCGATCACCGACGACGAGCGCGAGCGGCTCACCAGCCTGATCCTCGACCACGTTGCCGGTCGCACGCCGATCATCGTCACCACGACCCACTTCAGCACGCAGATCGCCGTCGAGCGCAGCCGCCGCGCCCAGGCGGCCGGCGCCTCGATGGTCATGATGATGCCCCCGTACCACGGCGCGACCATCAAGGCCGACGAGGCTGGCGTCCGCCAGTATTTCGAGGCCGTCGCCGACGCCATCGACATCCCGATCATGATTCAGGACGCGCCCGTCAGCGGCGTCGCCCTCTCGGCTGCGTTCCTGGCGGGCCTCGCGCGGGACATCCCGCAGGTGCAGTACATCAAGGCCGAGATGCCCCAGGCGGCCGCCAAGCTGCGCGCCCTGATCGAGCTGGCCGGCGGCGCCCTGCCGGGACCGTTCGACGGCGAGGAGTCGATCACGCTGATCCCGGACCTGGACGCCGGGGCGACCGGCACCATGCCCAGCGCGATGATCCCCGATGCGCTGCGGCTGGTCTGCGACCGCTACCGGATGGGCCAGCGCGACGCCGCTGTGGCAGTCTACGAGCGCTGGCTGCCACTCATTAACTACGAGAATCGGCAGTGCGGGCTGCGTGCCACGAAGGCGTTGATGAAGGAAGGCGGGATCATCAAGAGCGAACTCGTGCGGCACCCGCAGCCGGCGCTGCACCCGGCAACACGGGCCGGGCTGGTGGACCTGGCGAAGCCGCGCGACCCGATGATCCTGCGCTGGGCCAGGTAG
- a CDS encoding aldolase — translation MRENPVKRTIASGGVAFGTMAFEFNTTGLARLAAGAGAEFCIFDQEHTGWSVETIRTLVATSGGTDLVPMCRVPTTQYHLIARVLDVGVRGVMVPMVENGAQAKVIADSAKYPPTGRRGAAFGVAHDDYAGGAPADKMQSANDELLLIAQIETPGGVENVEEILAVPGIDVVWIGHFDLTNFMGIPAQFEHPRYLEAVRKVVGAAQAAGKTAGIMAGSVADAQWALDQGFRIVAYSGDLWLYQLALREGLAQIRAHARA, via the coding sequence ATGCGAGAGAATCCCGTCAAGCGCACCATCGCCAGCGGCGGCGTGGCGTTCGGGACGATGGCGTTCGAGTTCAACACCACCGGCCTGGCCCGCCTTGCGGCCGGGGCCGGGGCCGAGTTCTGCATTTTCGACCAGGAGCACACCGGCTGGAGCGTCGAGACCATCCGGACGCTCGTCGCGACCTCCGGCGGCACCGACCTCGTGCCGATGTGTCGCGTCCCGACCACCCAGTACCATCTGATCGCGCGGGTGCTCGACGTCGGCGTGCGCGGCGTGATGGTGCCGATGGTCGAGAACGGCGCGCAGGCAAAGGTGATCGCCGATTCGGCCAAGTACCCGCCGACCGGCAGGCGCGGTGCGGCGTTCGGCGTGGCCCACGACGACTACGCGGGCGGCGCGCCGGCCGACAAGATGCAGAGCGCCAACGACGAGCTGTTGCTGATCGCGCAGATCGAGACGCCGGGCGGCGTCGAGAATGTCGAGGAGATCCTGGCCGTGCCGGGCATCGACGTGGTCTGGATCGGCCACTTCGACCTGACCAACTTCATGGGGATTCCGGCCCAGTTCGAGCACCCGCGCTACCTGGAGGCCGTCAGGAAGGTCGTTGGGGCGGCCCAGGCGGCCGGCAAGACGGCGGGCATCATGGCGGGCAGCGTGGCCGATGCCCAGTGGGCGCTCGACCAGGGATTCCGCATCGTGGCCTACTCGGGCGACCTCTGGCTCTATCAACTGGCGCTGCGGGAGGGGCTGGCGCAGATCCGCGCCCACGCCCGGGCATAG
- a CDS encoding acetoin utilization protein AcuC, producing the protein MGGRSAFVYSNEYLGYKLSDEHPLNPIRLALTESLIESAGLLSHPDVFRAAPRMASDDEIMYAHDRDYVERVRDLGHAPRFADPSMDYGLGTSDNPVFPQMHEASALVTGGSLVAAELVMSGKATHAFNPGGGLHHADRRRASGFCVYNDCAVVIAWLRMQGLRVMYTDTDAHHGDGVQSIFYEDPGVLTISMHESGRFLFPGTGSTSERGAGAGFGYSINVPLLPYTDHSSFVECYDLVVPPLARAFKPDIIVAQNGCDGHAIDPLTHLHYLTPTFEHVARRSHELAHELCDGKLIALGGGGYGLWTVVPRAWTAVWAAISGQELPEQTPEAWRERWQPESPERMPTRMHNALDAVPEIERQDEIRYSNRNVAREVAARGLPG; encoded by the coding sequence GTGGGTGGTCGTTCGGCTTTCGTCTATTCGAACGAGTATCTGGGCTACAAGCTCAGCGACGAGCACCCGCTGAACCCCATCCGGCTGGCCCTGACTGAGTCCCTGATCGAGTCGGCTGGCCTGCTGAGCCATCCCGATGTCTTTCGGGCCGCTCCCCGCATGGCCTCCGACGACGAGATCATGTACGCCCATGACCGCGACTACGTGGAGCGCGTGCGCGATCTCGGGCATGCGCCGCGCTTCGCCGATCCGTCGATGGACTACGGGCTGGGCACCAGCGACAACCCGGTCTTTCCTCAAATGCACGAGGCGAGCGCCCTGGTGACCGGTGGCTCGCTGGTGGCCGCCGAGCTGGTGATGAGCGGCAAGGCCACCCACGCGTTCAACCCGGGCGGCGGCCTCCACCATGCCGACCGTCGGCGGGCCTCCGGCTTCTGCGTCTACAACGACTGCGCCGTGGTCATCGCCTGGCTGCGTATGCAGGGCCTGCGGGTGATGTACACCGACACCGACGCTCACCACGGCGACGGCGTCCAGTCGATCTTCTACGAGGATCCTGGCGTGCTCACCATCTCGATGCACGAGAGCGGCCGATTCCTCTTTCCGGGCACCGGCAGCACCAGCGAGCGGGGGGCCGGGGCGGGCTTCGGCTACAGCATCAATGTGCCGCTGCTGCCCTACACGGATCACAGCTCGTTCGTGGAGTGCTACGACCTCGTCGTGCCGCCGCTGGCGCGCGCCTTCAAGCCCGACATCATCGTGGCGCAGAACGGCTGTGACGGACACGCCATCGACCCGCTGACCCACCTCCACTACCTGACCCCGACCTTCGAGCACGTGGCGCGGCGCAGCCACGAGCTGGCCCACGAGCTGTGTGACGGCAAACTGATCGCGCTCGGCGGGGGAGGCTACGGCCTGTGGACGGTCGTGCCGCGCGCCTGGACGGCCGTCTGGGCCGCCATCAGCGGCCAGGAGCTTCCCGAGCAGACTCCGGAGGCGTGGCGGGAGCGCTGGCAGCCGGAGAGTCCTGAGCGGATGCCGACCCGCATGCACAACGCGCTGGACGCGGTGCCGGAGATCGAGCGGCAGGACGAGATTCGGTATTCGAATCGAAACGTGGCGCGGGAGGTCGCGGCGCGAGGCCTGCCCGGCTGA
- a CDS encoding zinc-binding dehydrogenase yields the protein MEIKEYPVPDPEPGAVVVRTTLANVCGSDLHQWRGEFDVAKFGRPYPQILGHEMTGRVHALGEGISRDTAGNPLQPGDRVIWRYFYPCGSCRPCMRRVYRACPNARAYLMTSCDESPHFYGAFGDYYYVRPGAAIFKVPDELPDETVAGINCALAQVVGGLQLAQLKLGEYVVIQGAGGLGVYATVVAREMGAGKVIVVDGVSERLELATAFGADAVIDFRELSDPDARVKRVQELTDGWGADVVAELVGHPRVCNEGLRMVGRAGRYLEIGNISPGMTFTLDPQWLVGFNRSILGMLYYEAEHLQQALDLVYRTRETYPWDRVLSHRFPLEQINEAFDLADQGKVTRAAITFE from the coding sequence ATGGAGATCAAGGAGTACCCGGTTCCCGATCCGGAGCCCGGCGCGGTCGTCGTCCGGACGACGTTGGCGAACGTCTGCGGCTCGGATCTGCACCAGTGGCGCGGCGAGTTCGACGTGGCGAAGTTCGGGCGGCCGTACCCGCAGATCCTCGGGCACGAGATGACCGGCCGGGTACACGCCCTGGGCGAGGGTATCTCCAGGGACACGGCCGGCAACCCGCTTCAGCCCGGCGACCGCGTCATCTGGCGGTACTTCTACCCGTGCGGCTCGTGCCGGCCGTGCATGCGGCGCGTCTACCGCGCCTGCCCCAACGCTCGCGCGTACCTGATGACGTCGTGCGACGAGTCGCCGCACTTCTATGGGGCGTTTGGCGACTACTACTACGTGCGGCCGGGCGCGGCCATCTTCAAGGTGCCCGACGAGCTGCCAGATGAAACCGTGGCTGGGATCAACTGCGCGCTGGCGCAGGTGGTCGGCGGGCTCCAGTTGGCGCAGCTCAAGCTGGGTGAGTACGTGGTGATCCAGGGGGCTGGCGGCCTGGGTGTCTACGCGACGGTCGTGGCGAGGGAGATGGGCGCCGGCAAGGTCATCGTGGTGGACGGCGTGTCCGAGCGGCTGGAGCTGGCGACGGCGTTCGGTGCGGATGCGGTCATCGACTTCCGCGAGCTGTCCGACCCGGACGCGCGGGTCAAGCGGGTCCAGGAGCTGACTGACGGCTGGGGCGCAGACGTGGTGGCGGAGCTGGTGGGCCACCCGCGCGTCTGCAACGAGGGCCTGCGGATGGTCGGGCGGGCGGGCCGCTACCTGGAGATCGGCAACATCAGCCCGGGCATGACGTTCACGCTCGATCCGCAGTGGCTGGTGGGGTTCAACCGCTCGATCCTCGGGATGCTCTACTACGAGGCCGAGCATCTCCAGCAGGCGCTCGATCTGGTCTACCGCACCCGCGAGACGTACCCCTGGGACCGCGTGCTCAGCCACCGGTTCCCGCTGGAGCAGATCAACGAGGCGTTTGACCTGGCGGACCAGGGAAAGGTCACCCGGGCCGCGATCACGTTCGAGTAG
- a CDS encoding class II aldolase/adducin family protein, protein MPLADLRARVLAAAREAAAMGLMTMTSGNFSARDRASGLIAITPSGRAYGTMTPADIVLVRLDGTVADGTLKPSSETPLHLGVYEARPDLDGIAHVHSVHANAVGALGLSVPPVVGTLWRYVGGTLETAPFMESGSREYAAHALAVMGDRRAVIMANHGLLAIGETVERALESIAYAEEGARVFLLARAHGEPSTHPKPTSGMMYAPPWWGETQGTA, encoded by the coding sequence TTGCCCCTGGCCGATCTCCGGGCGCGGGTGCTCGCGGCGGCCCGTGAGGCCGCCGCGATGGGCCTGATGACGATGACCTCCGGCAACTTCAGCGCCCGCGACCGCGCATCGGGGCTGATCGCGATCACGCCGAGCGGACGCGCCTACGGCACGATGACGCCGGCCGACATCGTGCTGGTGCGGCTCGACGGTACGGTGGCCGACGGGACGCTCAAGCCATCCTCAGAGACGCCGCTGCACCTCGGCGTCTACGAGGCGCGGCCGGACCTGGACGGCATCGCGCACGTCCACAGCGTCCATGCCAACGCCGTTGGCGCGCTCGGGCTGTCGGTGCCGCCGGTGGTTGGGACACTGTGGCGGTACGTTGGCGGGACGCTCGAAACGGCCCCGTTCATGGAGTCAGGCTCGCGCGAGTACGCGGCCCACGCGCTGGCCGTCATGGGCGACCGCCGCGCCGTGATCATGGCGAACCACGGGCTGCTCGCGATTGGCGAGACCGTGGAGCGGGCGCTCGAGTCTATCGCCTACGCCGAGGAGGGCGCGCGGGTCTTCCTGCTGGCGCGCGCCCACGGCGAGCCGTCTACCCACCCGAAGCCGACGAGCGGCATGATGTACGCTCCACCCTGGTGGGGCGAGACGCAGGGAACGGCGTAA